The sequence CCCAAGCTGGCCGTGTACGCCGCCTACTGGAACCGCGGCGTCAGCTGCAACCCCGAGGCGATCTACCGCAAGGCGAAGGAACTGGCACCGGACATCCACGGAGTGTGGGTGGTGTCGAAGAACCAGGTGGACTCGGTGCCCAAGGGCATCGACTACGTGGTGCCCGGGACCCGCCGCTACTGGTCGGTGCTGGCCCGCGCCACGTACTTCTTCAACAACGTCAACTTCCCCGACCACCTGGTCAAGCGCCCCGGCCAGATCCATGTGATGACCCATCACGGCACCCCGCTGAAGATCATGGGCATGGACCAGCAGAACTACCCGGCGGCCGCCCAGGGGCTCAACTTCGACCGGCTGCTCAAGCGCGTCGACCGCTGGGACTGGAGCGTCTCCGCCAACCCGCACTCCACCGAGGTGTGGTCCCGCGCCTACCCGAGCGCCGCGCGTGCGCTGGAGACGGGCTACCCGCGCAACGACGTCTTCGCGACGGCGACCGAGGAGCAGATCGCCAGGATCCGCGAGGACCTCGGCATCCGCCCCGGGCAGCGCGCCCTGCTGTACGCGCCGACCCACCGCGACTACGAGTCCGGCTTCACCAACCGCCTGGACCTGGACGAGTTCTGCGCGGAGGTGGGCCCCGACACCGTGGTCCTCATGCGCGCCCACTACTTCTACGGCGGGGCGGGCCTGCCCGAGAACGCGTCGGTCATCGATGTCTCCACGTACCCGCGCGTCGAGGACCTGTGCCTGGCGGCGGACGCGCTGATCACGGACTACTCGTCGGTGATGTTCGACTACGCCCACCTCGGCCGCCCGATCGTCGTCCACGCCCCGGACTGGGAGACGTACCGCACGGTGCGCGGTGTCGTCTTCGACCTGCTGTCCGGGCAGCCGGGCGAGACGCCGGGCGCCGTGGCCACGACCACCGAGGAGCTGGCGGCGGCCTTCACCGACGGCAGCTGGGACAGCCCGGAGAACGAGGCGCTGCTCAAGGCGTTCAAGGAGCGGTTCTGCCCGTACGACGACGGCCGCGCCTCCGAGCGCGTCGTGCGCCGCGTCCTGCTGGGCGAGGAGCCGCCGGCCGCCGGGACCGTCTGAGTTTGTACGACGCCGAAGGGCCCGCCGCCGGAACGTTCCGGTGGCGGGCCCTTCGGCGTCGTACGGACTCAGCCCTGTTGACCGGCCATGACCGTGACGAGGCCGACCACCACGAGCAGCGAGCCGCCCCAGGTCCACAGCGAGGTCCGCTCGTGCAGCACGGTCGCCCCGGCGAGCACGATCAGCAGGTAGCCGAGCGCGTTGAAGGGGTACGCGACGGAGAGCGGCACCTTGGCCAGTGTCGTCATCCAGGCGAGCGCGGACACCGCGAAGACCACCAGGCCGAGCACGACCCAGGGGCTGCCGGCGGCGCGCAGGGCGACGGAGCCGCCGTCCCGCCCGGCGGCGGCAGCGGCGCCCTTCATCCCGTGCTTGAGCATGATCTGGCCGCCCGCCGACGAGAACACGGCGAACAGGAGCAGCAGCACACTGGGGAGGGTCAAGGCCTTGCTCCTGACTGCGGGGGCGGGGGGCTCGGGCGCCGGGACCGCGGCGGGCCCGGGGCGGGGTGCCTCAGACACCGACCCGGTCGGCGGGGACGTACTGTCGGTTGAGGATGTCCTGTACATCGACGTGCTCTCCAGCGATGATCGTCTCGGCCGCATGCGGGGTGAGCAGTGCGACGTGCTGATAGCCGAACAGCGTCGGCCTGATGCGGGTCAGCAGCCGCGACATCCCGCCGAGCACCGCGGCGAGCGGTCCCCGGCCGAGCAGCGACCAGAACGGCGCCCCGGTGGACGCGAGGTCCAGGACGTCGTATCCGGCGGCGCGCACGGTACGGCGCAGGCTGGCCCGGGTGAAGAAGCGCAGATGCGTTTCGTCGAGGATGCCCCGGCGGTCGTAGCCGAAGGCCCCGACGGCGACCCGCAGCCGGGAGTACCAGTGGCTGAAGTTGGGCACGGACAGCAGCACCCGGCCGCCGGGCCGCAGCACGCCCGCGACCTCGGCGAGGACGCGTTCGGGGCGGGAGAGGTGCTCGATGACGTCCCCGGCCACCACGTAGTCGAAGCCGGTGCCGATGTCCGCGGGCAGCCCCTCCTCCAGGTTGGCGAGGTGGAAGTGGGTGCACCTCTCGCGCACGCCCGGCACCTCGACGTAGTCCACGCCGGTCACCTCGTGGCCCAGGGACTCCAGGCGTTCGGCGAACAGGCCGCCGGAGCAGCCGAGATCGAGGACCCGGCCGGGCGGCAGCCGGCGCATCTTCTCCAGGATGACGGCGTGCGAGGAGCCGTCGCCCTCCTTGAAGGCGTAGTCGACGGGCTTGGGGATCCAGGGGCAGGTCCCGAACCCCTTGACGGCCAGCCGGTATTCGAGGACGTCCTTGACGACGTCCTTGGCGTACTTCATGCCGTTGACGTAGCAGATCTCGTCGCCGTAGTACGTGGGCACCGGGATCTCCTTGATCCGCATGCCCGCGTTCAGCAGCTGGACGATGATCTGGGTGTCGAAGTCGAAGGCGTCGGTGTTCCGGTCGATCGGCAGCTGCTTCAGGGCGGCGACGCTGTAGGCGCGGTATCCGGAGTGGAATTCGGTCAGTCCGGAGCCGAGCAGGCCGTTCTCCAGCCGGGTGAGGACGCGGTTGCCGAGCCACTTGTACATCGGCATGCCGCCCTTGAGGGCGCTGCCCGACGTCATCATCCGTGACCCGAACACGGCTTCGCACTCGCCGCGTTCGATGGGGGCGACCATCTCGGGGAGGAGTTCGGGGGCGTACTGTCCGTCGCCGTGCAGCAGCACGACGATGTCCAGTCCGTGCTCGGCCGCCAGGGCGTATCCGGCCTTCTGGTTGCCGCCGTAGCCGAGGTTCTTGGTGTGCCGCATCACCACGGTCCGCGGCATTCCCTCGGCCTGCGACCAGCGGCAGCCCGCGGTGAAGGTCGCGTCGTGGCTCGCGTCGTCGAGGATGAGGACCTCGTCGATCCTCGACCGGAAGTCCTCCGGAATCCGGTCGAGGGTCTTCTCCAGCGTTGTCTCCGCGTTGTACGCGACCACCAGGATGCCGATCCTGGGACTCGGGCTTTCCTTCACGGGGCGTTCTCCAGTTGCGCTCGGGGGGCGGTTTCGGTCGACGGATGGGCAGGGCCGGCGGCCGCGAGGACCCGGCGCAGACCGGTGGCGAGCCCGGCCGCCAGTACGAGCCAGCCGGCGGCGCCCAGGTACAGCACGGGCTCGCTCCAGCGCACGGCGGAGCGCCCGCTGTAGCCGAGTACGGCGACCAGGCCGACGACCGCGCTGTACGTGAACCCCTCGGCCGCGCCGAGTACGAACATCCCGGCGGCCGCCCAGGTCAGGTACTGGAGGCCGGAGGCGGTGGACAGGAGCAGCAGCAGGCCCAGGGTGAGGGCGACGACACCGGGGAGCTGGGCGGGCCGCAGCCAGGCGAGCCGGATTCCGGCGGCCACACAGACGAGTACGACGAGGAAGTGGCCGCCGCCCTGCATGAAGGTGATGACGGACTCGGGCAGCCCGATGACGTCCGCGAACCGTACGAGGCCCCACAGCCGGTAGCTGCCGCCCGCGTACTCCAGGACGTTGCGCTCCAGGTCCAGTGGCACGGTCACCAGGGCCGGCCCCCACACGAGCGCGCCGAGCCCCGCGAAGCCGGCGGCGAAGCGGACCAGGACCGGGCGCCCGCCGCGCAGCGCGGCCACGAACAGGGCGGGGATCACCACCACCGGGATGAACTTGACGCTGATCGAGAGCGCCGCGGCCACGCCCGCGGCGAGCGGCGCCTTCCGGTCGGCCAGCAGGTGGGCCGCGGCCAGGGCGAAGGCGATGGCGACCGCGTCGGTGTTGCCGTGGTAGCCGGAGGTGGCGATGAGCACCGGGCTGACGGCGACGCCGATGCCGCAGAGCATCGCGGTGCGCGGGGCGGCCCGGCGGCGGACGATCTCGAACACGAGGAGCGCGCAGCAGAAGTCGGCGGCCGACGCGGGGATCCTGATCAGGGTGGAGAAGGAGAAGCCGAGGCCGGTGAGGCTGTCCAGCCCCATCAGCATCCAGCCGGCCAGCGGTGGGTGGTTGTAGACGGGCAGGCCGGGAAGCGGGTGCTCGTAGATGCGGACGGGGCCGTACACGGTGATGGCCTCGGCGAACCCCCGGAAGATGCGCACGTCGGCCGGGCCGGGCGAGTTGGCCGCGATGATCATGCGGGCGATGAGGCCGGCGGCCGCCGCGAGGAGTACGGCGGCTCCGGCCCGCCGTACGTCCCTTTCGCCCCACATTCGGATACCCATGAAAGCAGAACGTAGCAAGGAGGCGACGCTAAGCAACGCACCGAACCGTCACCGTCGCGTAAACCCCCCGCCCCGGACACACCCGTGCCCGGCCGGTGGCGGTACCGGCCGGGCACGGGAGGGGCGGTGGGCCCCAGGGGTGTCGGCTACAGCATGCGGTCGACCACGCGGGCGGACGCCCGGCCGTCGTCGAGGTCGCAGAAGTCGTGCCGGAACTGCTCGTACGCCTTGGCGTGTCCCGCGATGGCCCGCTCCGGGTCCCGCAGCGCCTCGATCAGGTCGTCGGAGCCCGGGATCAGGGGTCCGGGCGCCCGGGACTCGAAGTCGAAGCTGAATCCGCGCAGCGTGTCGCGGTAGTGCTCCAGGTCGTAGGTGTGGAAGAGCATCGGCCGCCCGGTCTGGGCGAAGTCGAACATCAGCGAGGAGTAGTCGGTGACCAGGGCGTCGCTGATGAGCATGAGTTCACCGACGTCGGGGTAGCGGGAGACGTCGCGGACGAAGCCGGTGCCGCTGTCCGGGAGCCGGTCGGTGACCATGTAGTGACGGCGCACCAGAAGCACGGTGTCGTCGCCGAGTTCGCGTTCGGCGGCGGCCAGGTCGAGCTGGAGGCCGAGCGAGTAGCGGCCGCCGCCCAGGCGCTGGTCCTCGCGCCAGGTCGGCGCGTACAGGACGACGCGCTTGCCGGCCGGGATGCCGAGCTTCTCCCGTACCGCCGCGGCGACCTTGGCGCGGTCGGGGGCGTGGAAGATGTCGTTGCGCGGGTAGCCGCACTCCAGGACCTCGCCCTCGAAGCCGAACGAACGGCGCAGGACGGGTGTGGAGTACGTGTTCGGCGAGACCAGGAAGCTCCACTGCCTGGCCCGCTCGGCGAGGGTGGCGATGTAGGCGGCGTTCGCCTGGGCGGTGCCCGCGAGTTCGAGGCCGATGCGCTTGAGCGGGGTGCCGTGCCAGGTCTGGACGACGGTCTGGTCCTCGCGCCGCTCGAACCACTCGGGCAGCTGCGTGTTGGTGACGATGTAGCGGCTGCGGGCCAGCGCCTCGTGCCAGGCGACCGAGCCGTGCTCGACGGCGGTGGCGCCCTCGGGGATGATGGCCTGCTGGTCGCGGACGACCCAGAGGTGCTCCACCTCGGTGCCCCGGCGCACCAGCTCCTCGTAGACGGCGCGCGGCGAGTCGGAGAACTGGCGGCCGTCGAAGGTGCTGTAGAGGGCGGCGGCGCGCACCGGTTCGGTGCGCTGGGCCGCGTAGGCCTCGCTCAGCAGGCGCTTGGCGCGCGGGCCGCGTTCGGCGGCGCCGAGCACGGAGCCGGAGACGACGAGGAGCTGGTCGCCGAAGCGCCGTTCCAGGGTGTAGTCGCGGCCGGAGAGGTGGCGGGTGACGGGCAGGGTGTGGAAGGCCGAGGCGGGGATGCGCAGCGCGCGGTCGCGGCTCTCGTCGGCGGCGCCCCTGTCCCGGAGGAAGAAGTACCAGTTGCCCTCGCCCAGCGGCAGCGCGCCGCCCGGTCCCTCGACGGCGTCGGGCCGCAGTTCGGCGCGGAAGCGGCGCGCGTCCTCGGGTCCGGTGAACTCGACCGGGAAGATCTGCTCCTCGCGGTGGCTGCTGTTCTGCGCGACCAGCTCGACCGGGTGCTCCGGGTCCTCGGGGTAGGTGCCCTCCAGGAACAGCCGGCCGTCGTCCGTCCAGCTCGCCAGTTCGACGGCGGGCTGCACGGGGCGGTCGCTGATCACCAGGTTGCCGCGCGCGCTGGCGAAGAAGGCCAGCTCGCCGGCCCCGCCGCCGGAGGAGTCGGCGAGGGGGTAGCGGCCGGGCGGCACCGCGCCCGGTGTGTCGAGCGACGCCTTCAGGCCGCCCGGGCCGGTCAGGTGGACGCTGTACGCCACGCTCCTGGGCGCGTCGTCCTCCGTGGGGCGGGCCTCCTCGATCGCGGAGAGCCGGAGTTCGGCGGTGAAGCGGCTCCAGCCGGCGGCGGGGCCGCCGCCTCCGCTCACGGTGACCGGGGCCTCGTACGTGGCCTTGGTGGCGCCGTGCGTCAGACGCAGCGTCAGTTCGCCCTTGACGAGGCGGGACCGGACCACGCCGGTGACCCGGACGGTGCCGGCCGTGTCGCCCGCGTCGTGCGACTCGAACCGGGCGTCGACCCGCTCGGCGTGCACCACCAGCTTGTCGCCCTCGAAGGCGGGCACGATGCGGTGGTCGCCGTCGGGGCGGTGGACGGGCGGCGCGACGGATGCCTCCCGGACGGACGGGTAGGCGCGGCGCAGCAGGCCGTTCCTGGCGATGCCGACCTCGAACTGCCAGGTGAGCTGCTTGGGGCCGCCGTCGCCCCGGATGCGGAGCTTGGAGGCGTCGACGGAGGTCTCGAAGCCGGACCGGTGGTAGTCGTGCAGGCTCTGGCGGGCGCGGGCGGTGGCCTCGGGCTCGTCGACCCGGCGCAGCCGCAGCGGGACGACGTTGCGCCGGCCGGCGCGGAGCCAGCCGATCCGGAACTCGCTGGGCCCGGAGGTGACGGGCAGGTTGCGGACGTACGCGTAGCCCTTGAGGTGCAGCTTGCCGTCGCGCCACTGGGCGTCGCGCAGCCGGGCGGCGAGCGGCAGGTCGCGGTCGGCGACGCGCAGCACCGGGGCGGGCACGGGCCGGGTGAGGACGGGGTAGTTGGCCTGGCGCCGGCGCACACCGCTGACCTCGAAGGCGCCGGGTTCGCGCTTTTCCTGGATCAGCAGCGCCAGCAGCTCGTCCATGCGGTGCTCGCGCACCAGGTACCACATCACGCGCAGGCGCAGCGGAAGCCCGTCGAGCACCGAGGGGTCGACCTGGTCCAGGAACTTGTTGGTGTACGTGAGGAACGCGGCGCGGTATTCCTCGTCGCCGTCGGGCAGGACCTCCATGAAGTACCAGAGGTCGTTGGCCAGCGCGTGGTCCTCGTAGTGGTTCTTGTCGGCGGGCGTGCGGTTCTGGGCCAGGAACGTCGAGACGCCCTGCACGTGCGCGACGCGGTCGCGGACGCCCCGGACGACGGCCCGGCTGGTGGTGATCGAGCCGGGGCGGTCGCGCCAGTGGTAGACGGGGTCCTTGATGATGTCGACCGACTTGGCCAGGAAGTGCGCGGGCAGCACGACGGGGATGTCCTCGTACAGCGCGCCGACCGGGAAGGCGAACTCGTTCTTGTCCCAGAAGGAGCGCCGGAAGACCTTGTTGCAGGCGATGCGGTCGCCGAGGAGGTCCAGGTCGCGGGAGACGTGGGTCTTCAGCCGGGTGGTGGCCATCGGCTTGCGGAACATCGGCGACTGCTGGAGCTTGCCGCCGCCCCGCAGGCGCAGCACGTTGCCGGACGCGAGGTCCGAGCCGGTCTCCTCCAGGGCGCCGACGAGCAGTTCGTACGCGTTCGGCGGGATCACGTCGTCGCTGTCGACGAAGGCCAGGTAGCGGCTCTCCGGGTCGCAGTTGCGGACACCGGTGTTACGGGCGTGCCCGAGTCCGCCGTTCTTCTGGCTGACCAGCTTGAAGCGGTCGTCCCGCGCGGCGAATTCGGCGGCCAGAGCGGCACTGCCGTCGGTGGACCCGTCGTCGACCATCACCACCTCGAGGTCGGTCATGGTCTGCTCCGCGAGGGACTTCAGGCAGTCCGTCAGGAAGAGTTCCACGTTGTAGACGGGGACAACGACACTGAGCCGTGGCGGCATGTTGAGCACGTCCGTTCATCAAGGGCCTGGCTATCCGTAGGGCTCAACCGTATGGACGGTCGGGGGTCACCGGTTACGGTCCCGAACGAGTGACTACGCCTGCACCGTGCTCGCCTGCCCGGGGCTTCACCCGGGCGGTCCTGGTGCACGGTGAACGCGTGCTCCGGAAGGCCCGGTGGGCGGCCCGCCCACCAGACTAACCGATGGAAGGGTGACCCCTACAAGCACGCTTGGACACATGATCGAAGCGTCACACGGCGGGGTCCGCCCGGTGTGTGAGGGCGGCCACGGCGGAGGCGGCGAGGTCGTCCAGATACCCCGCCGGCAGCTCGCCCCGGACCACCGCGAGCCGCCAGTAGAGCGGGCCGACGATCAGGTCGAGGGCGCGGTCGGGGTCGCTGTCCGGCGGCAGCTCGCCGCGTGCGACGGCGTCCCGGACGACCACGGCTGCGACGCCCTGCTGGGGGTCGAGCAGGGCGGCCTTGATGGCATCGGAGATCTCCGGGTTCCGGGCCGCCTCGACCAGCAGGTCCGGGATGACCTGGGAGGCCAGCGGGTGGCGCAGGGCGTACGCGGCCAGTTCGAGCACGGCGCGCACGTCCCCGTACAGCGAGCCGGTGGCCGGGGCGGGCATGCCCTGTGCGGCGACGGCGGAGACCAGGTCCAGGACCAGGTGCAGCTTGGACTTCCAGCGCCGGTAGACCGCGGTCTTGCCGACGCCCGCCCGCCGCGCGATGCCCTCGATGGACATCCGCGCGAAGCCGACCGCCGCCAGCTCCGCGAACACCGCGCTGCGGATGGCGTCGGTCACGTCCTCGCGCAGGACGGCGGCTCCCGCCGGGGCTCGGCGGCGGCTTCCGGGGTCGGTGGTCATGGCCGAATCATAGTCCGCGACGACGAAACGGTTGCGTTCCGGCGTCGGACCGTCCTACCCTCGGCGTAGCGACGATACGGTCCCGTCCCGTCGCCGAGCGGTCCTTTCCTGGCCACGCGGCCTGGCTCGCGGGCCCTGCGGTGCCGGTTCCCTCTTCGCCGTCCCGCCCTACCCGCTTCCCTGCCTTGACCTGCCCGCACCCCCGCACCCCGCACCCCCGCACCCCCGCACCCCGCATCCCCGCTTCTCCGCTTCCTCCGCCTCCCGTCGAAAGCGATCGTGGTGAGCCAGACAACAGCCCAGGCCCCGGCGGACGCCCCGCCGCCCGCCTCCCCGCCCCTGCACGAACCGCCGGTGTACGAACCGCCCGTGTACGGATCGGGCGAGCTGGCGGCCCTCGCCGCACGGCACGGGCTGACCGTGAGCGGAGCGCGGCCGTCCCTGCCGGCGTACGTACGGCAGCTGTGGGGGCGGCGGCACTTCATCACGGCCTTCGCCACCGCCAAGCTCACCGCCCAGTACAGCCAGGCGAAGCTCGGCCAGATCTGGCAGATCATGACCCCGCTGCTCAACGCGACGGTCTACTACTTCATCTTCGGCATCCTGATGAAGACCAAGCACGGCGTGCCGGACTACGTCCCGTT comes from Streptomyces sp. Mut1 and encodes:
- a CDS encoding bifunctional glycosyltransferase/CDP-glycerol:glycerophosphate glycerophosphotransferase, which translates into the protein MPRLSVIIPVRRARGSLRECLESVLSQSFADIEVIGVDDGAPDGSGLVLDEFAARDSRVQAVHLAPGAGAHGRRNAGAERATGDYLLFLEGHYIHLPGALQAIADRLEATGDPDALLFGHRKRPFRGKTRSTRSLEKLAAMPEGPFTLAERHDLLDIAPVSWNRAVRRTLAERESLVFGPGPHGERMYALEAVAVAASVATLDTACVEHRTQRHLPGLVDDAEPSVGSTPLELVDAYDALMTFVEARPALKPVRGLLFDRAVQELLSAYPGVTRRRRQYVSAVASFHGAHRPDGFKFPGGAKGLRPQLMGGGKYAALGALDTALATRRNLRSAPTTARAKAKKQFTKRYYKAQLKLPLDPKLAVYAAYWNRGVSCNPEAIYRKAKELAPDIHGVWVVSKNQVDSVPKGIDYVVPGTRRYWSVLARATYFFNNVNFPDHLVKRPGQIHVMTHHGTPLKIMGMDQQNYPAAAQGLNFDRLLKRVDRWDWSVSANPHSTEVWSRAYPSAARALETGYPRNDVFATATEEQIARIREDLGIRPGQRALLYAPTHRDYESGFTNRLDLDEFCAEVGPDTVVLMRAHYFYGGAGLPENASVIDVSTYPRVEDLCLAADALITDYSSVMFDYAHLGRPIVVHAPDWETYRTVRGVVFDLLSGQPGETPGAVATTTEELAAAFTDGSWDSPENEALLKAFKERFCPYDDGRASERVVRRVLLGEEPPAAGTV
- a CDS encoding EamA family transporter — protein: MTLPSVLLLLFAVFSSAGGQIMLKHGMKGAAAAAGRDGGSVALRAAGSPWVVLGLVVFAVSALAWMTTLAKVPLSVAYPFNALGYLLIVLAGATVLHERTSLWTWGGSLLVVVGLVTVMAGQQG
- a CDS encoding bifunctional glycosyltransferase/class I SAM-dependent methyltransferase, with the translated sequence MKESPSPRIGILVVAYNAETTLEKTLDRIPEDFRSRIDEVLILDDASHDATFTAGCRWSQAEGMPRTVVMRHTKNLGYGGNQKAGYALAAEHGLDIVVLLHGDGQYAPELLPEMVAPIERGECEAVFGSRMMTSGSALKGGMPMYKWLGNRVLTRLENGLLGSGLTEFHSGYRAYSVAALKQLPIDRNTDAFDFDTQIIVQLLNAGMRIKEIPVPTYYGDEICYVNGMKYAKDVVKDVLEYRLAVKGFGTCPWIPKPVDYAFKEGDGSSHAVILEKMRRLPPGRVLDLGCSGGLFAERLESLGHEVTGVDYVEVPGVRERCTHFHLANLEEGLPADIGTGFDYVVAGDVIEHLSRPERVLAEVAGVLRPGGRVLLSVPNFSHWYSRLRVAVGAFGYDRRGILDETHLRFFTRASLRRTVRAAGYDVLDLASTGAPFWSLLGRGPLAAVLGGMSRLLTRIRPTLFGYQHVALLTPHAAETIIAGEHVDVQDILNRQYVPADRVGV
- a CDS encoding glycosyltransferase family 39 protein gives rise to the protein MWGERDVRRAGAAVLLAAAAGLIARMIIAANSPGPADVRIFRGFAEAITVYGPVRIYEHPLPGLPVYNHPPLAGWMLMGLDSLTGLGFSFSTLIRIPASAADFCCALLVFEIVRRRAAPRTAMLCGIGVAVSPVLIATSGYHGNTDAVAIAFALAAAHLLADRKAPLAAGVAAALSISVKFIPVVVIPALFVAALRGGRPVLVRFAAGFAGLGALVWGPALVTVPLDLERNVLEYAGGSYRLWGLVRFADVIGLPESVITFMQGGGHFLVVLVCVAAGIRLAWLRPAQLPGVVALTLGLLLLLSTASGLQYLTWAAAGMFVLGAAEGFTYSAVVGLVAVLGYSGRSAVRWSEPVLYLGAAGWLVLAAGLATGLRRVLAAAGPAHPSTETAPRAQLENAP
- a CDS encoding bifunctional glycosyltransferase/CDP-glycerol:glycerophosphate glycerophosphotransferase, coding for MLNMPPRLSVVVPVYNVELFLTDCLKSLAEQTMTDLEVVMVDDGSTDGSAALAAEFAARDDRFKLVSQKNGGLGHARNTGVRNCDPESRYLAFVDSDDVIPPNAYELLVGALEETGSDLASGNVLRLRGGGKLQQSPMFRKPMATTRLKTHVSRDLDLLGDRIACNKVFRRSFWDKNEFAFPVGALYEDIPVVLPAHFLAKSVDIIKDPVYHWRDRPGSITTSRAVVRGVRDRVAHVQGVSTFLAQNRTPADKNHYEDHALANDLWYFMEVLPDGDEEYRAAFLTYTNKFLDQVDPSVLDGLPLRLRVMWYLVREHRMDELLALLIQEKREPGAFEVSGVRRRQANYPVLTRPVPAPVLRVADRDLPLAARLRDAQWRDGKLHLKGYAYVRNLPVTSGPSEFRIGWLRAGRRNVVPLRLRRVDEPEATARARQSLHDYHRSGFETSVDASKLRIRGDGGPKQLTWQFEVGIARNGLLRRAYPSVREASVAPPVHRPDGDHRIVPAFEGDKLVVHAERVDARFESHDAGDTAGTVRVTGVVRSRLVKGELTLRLTHGATKATYEAPVTVSGGGGPAAGWSRFTAELRLSAIEEARPTEDDAPRSVAYSVHLTGPGGLKASLDTPGAVPPGRYPLADSSGGGAGELAFFASARGNLVISDRPVQPAVELASWTDDGRLFLEGTYPEDPEHPVELVAQNSSHREEQIFPVEFTGPEDARRFRAELRPDAVEGPGGALPLGEGNWYFFLRDRGAADESRDRALRIPASAFHTLPVTRHLSGRDYTLERRFGDQLLVVSGSVLGAAERGPRAKRLLSEAYAAQRTEPVRAAALYSTFDGRQFSDSPRAVYEELVRRGTEVEHLWVVRDQQAIIPEGATAVEHGSVAWHEALARSRYIVTNTQLPEWFERREDQTVVQTWHGTPLKRIGLELAGTAQANAAYIATLAERARQWSFLVSPNTYSTPVLRRSFGFEGEVLECGYPRNDIFHAPDRAKVAAAVREKLGIPAGKRVVLYAPTWREDQRLGGGRYSLGLQLDLAAAERELGDDTVLLVRRHYMVTDRLPDSGTGFVRDVSRYPDVGELMLISDALVTDYSSLMFDFAQTGRPMLFHTYDLEHYRDTLRGFSFDFESRAPGPLIPGSDDLIEALRDPERAIAGHAKAYEQFRHDFCDLDDGRASARVVDRML
- a CDS encoding TetR/AcrR family transcriptional regulator: MTTDPGSRRRAPAGAAVLREDVTDAIRSAVFAELAAVGFARMSIEGIARRAGVGKTAVYRRWKSKLHLVLDLVSAVAAQGMPAPATGSLYGDVRAVLELAAYALRHPLASQVIPDLLVEAARNPEISDAIKAALLDPQQGVAAVVVRDAVARGELPPDSDPDRALDLIVGPLYWRLAVVRGELPAGYLDDLAASAVAALTHRADPAV